A genomic stretch from Magnetococcales bacterium includes:
- the trkA gene encoding Trk system potassium transporter TrkA: MNIIIIGITPIGEILAKYLVEEGHDIHVVDPNPEAISQLLTHVDVRALQGDVSDLAILQEAHIHSADLVMSVTHSDTRNIVTALGLHSLAPKAKAAIWVRDEQFTTNTHIWNGSQLDRAILITPERNAINLVMDLLEIPLAFEVTSFLEGRIHIAGFRLQEDSPLIGKQLKEIDKTQENRTLVAAVERENETLIPDGDFVFQPRDRLYLPLLAGRELSSAFAFMGLEHNHQQMHKTRHLIGGGGRMALHLAMKLEQEGFKPTIVEKDSQRCEVLVARLSRTRILHGDVTDPVLLQELVTPSTTYIALTGNQEINFMSSVLARRLGSGRSITMFDNEGYIALSAFMGIDAAVHPNFTAIGQIMGLLRPCDVQEAQLMLGGKLEAVLIRLTADAPLVGKILREANMPKGVIVAALVRGGQLLLPDGNTTFQTEDQILLVSSRQSKIKRKIRQLVLAEH; encoded by the coding sequence ATGAATATAATCATTATTGGGATCACGCCGATCGGCGAAATCCTGGCAAAATATCTGGTCGAGGAGGGACACGACATTCATGTCGTGGATCCCAATCCCGAGGCCATTTCCCAATTGCTCACCCATGTGGATGTCCGCGCCTTGCAAGGGGATGTGAGTGATTTGGCCATTTTGCAGGAGGCTCACATTCATTCCGCCGATCTGGTGATGTCGGTCACCCACTCCGACACCCGCAACATTGTCACGGCTCTGGGTCTGCACTCCCTGGCGCCCAAAGCTAAGGCGGCCATTTGGGTACGGGATGAACAGTTCACCACCAACACCCACATCTGGAACGGTTCGCAACTGGATCGGGCCATCCTGATCACCCCGGAGCGCAATGCCATCAATCTGGTGATGGATCTGTTGGAAATCCCCCTGGCCTTTGAGGTGACCTCTTTTCTGGAAGGACGCATCCATATCGCTGGATTCCGCTTGCAAGAAGACAGTCCCCTGATCGGCAAACAGTTAAAAGAGATCGACAAAACCCAGGAAAACCGTACCCTGGTAGCGGCGGTGGAACGCGAAAACGAGACCCTCATTCCCGATGGTGACTTTGTTTTCCAACCCCGGGATCGACTCTATCTGCCTCTTCTGGCGGGACGGGAACTCTCCTCCGCGTTTGCGTTCATGGGATTGGAACACAATCATCAACAGATGCACAAAACCCGGCATTTGATCGGCGGCGGTGGACGCATGGCGCTGCATCTGGCCATGAAACTGGAACAGGAGGGGTTCAAACCCACCATCGTCGAAAAAGACAGTCAACGCTGCGAAGTACTGGTGGCGCGACTCTCCCGCACACGCATTCTGCACGGGGATGTGACCGATCCCGTGTTGTTGCAGGAGTTGGTCACCCCTTCCACGACCTACATTGCCCTGACCGGGAACCAGGAGATCAATTTCATGTCCTCGGTTCTGGCACGGCGTCTTGGATCCGGGCGATCGATCACCATGTTCGACAATGAAGGCTATATCGCGCTGTCGGCGTTCATGGGCATCGATGCGGCGGTCCATCCCAATTTTACCGCCATCGGCCAGATCATGGGGTTGTTGCGGCCCTGTGATGTGCAGGAAGCGCAATTGATGCTGGGCGGAAAACTGGAGGCCGTGTTGATCCGGTTGACCGCTGACGCCCCCCTGGTAGGCAAAATTCTGCGGGAGGCCAACATGCCAAAAGGGGTCATTGTGGCCGCTTTGGTCCGCGGGGGACAATTGCTGCTCCCCGACGGCAACACGACATTCCAAACCGAGGATCAGATTCTCCTGGTCAGCAGCAGACAAAGCAAAATCAAGCGCAAAATTCGTCAACTGGTTCTTGCGGAGCACTAA
- a CDS encoding TrkH family potassium uptake protein, with protein sequence MNLVMNLRVLSLLAILLAVCQSAALAVALILGENPGPFIGSMLTGGTLGGVLYFKTQSAKTELRARDGILIVGLGWAMATVLAGLPFVYGGWMGWIDSWFETASGFTTTGASILTDVEILPKSQLFWRSEIQWLGGMGILLLAIAILPFLGIGGMEIMKAEVPGPTKDRLVPRVATTARILWVLYAGITLANILAFMGSGMDVLEATDHAFTTMATGGYSTRNASLAAFSPAAQWWCVFFMFVAGANFLLHYRLFMRRDWGIFKDPELLTYFGITVIVSVFTGFVLMVAQEKGLELAMRHAFFNVVSILTTTGFANDDFAKWPLFLQVILLNLMVIGGMAGSTAGGIKVVRLVMVWELFLAILDRLMAPRRITRPKYAGVIIPPEVMEGSLIMIVVFLFVMLLSVIVLTAVGLDFTTAFSASLACIANVGPGIAKVGPVENYAFIPDAGKLLLTVTMIAGRLELFTVLILFFPRFWKGE encoded by the coding sequence ATGAATCTTGTGATGAATCTGCGTGTATTATCCCTGCTGGCCATCCTGCTGGCGGTTTGTCAGAGCGCCGCCTTGGCCGTCGCGTTGATCCTGGGAGAAAATCCCGGTCCATTCATCGGTTCCATGCTGACCGGGGGGACGTTGGGTGGCGTGCTGTATTTCAAGACCCAATCCGCCAAAACGGAACTCCGCGCCAGAGATGGCATCCTGATTGTGGGACTGGGTTGGGCCATGGCGACAGTCCTGGCCGGTTTGCCCTTTGTTTACGGGGGCTGGATGGGATGGATCGACTCCTGGTTCGAGACCGCCTCCGGATTCACGACCACCGGGGCTTCGATCCTCACGGATGTGGAGATCCTGCCCAAGAGTCAATTGTTCTGGCGTTCGGAAATCCAATGGCTGGGTGGCATGGGTATTTTGCTGCTGGCCATCGCGATTCTGCCTTTTCTGGGGATTGGCGGCATGGAAATCATGAAAGCCGAAGTCCCCGGTCCCACCAAGGATCGCCTGGTGCCCCGGGTGGCCACCACCGCACGGATTCTGTGGGTCCTGTACGCCGGGATCACCCTTGCCAACATTCTGGCCTTCATGGGATCGGGCATGGATGTTCTGGAGGCGACCGATCACGCCTTCACCACCATGGCCACAGGTGGCTATTCCACCCGCAACGCCAGTCTGGCCGCCTTTTCACCCGCCGCGCAATGGTGGTGCGTCTTTTTCATGTTCGTGGCCGGGGCCAATTTTCTGCTGCACTACCGCCTGTTCATGAGGCGTGATTGGGGAATCTTCAAGGATCCGGAACTGCTCACCTATTTCGGCATCACCGTGATCGTCTCCGTGTTCACCGGGTTCGTGCTGATGGTGGCGCAGGAAAAAGGTCTGGAATTGGCCATGCGACATGCCTTTTTCAATGTGGTGTCGATTCTGACCACCACCGGATTCGCCAACGACGACTTCGCCAAGTGGCCGCTGTTTCTGCAGGTGATTCTTCTGAATCTGATGGTGATTGGCGGCATGGCCGGTTCCACCGCCGGAGGCATCAAAGTGGTACGTCTGGTGATGGTCTGGGAGTTGTTCCTGGCCATTCTGGATCGTTTGATGGCACCCCGTCGCATCACCCGACCCAAATACGCGGGCGTGATCATCCCCCCGGAGGTGATGGAAGGCAGTTTGATCATGATCGTGGTCTTTTTATTCGTGATGCTGCTGTCCGTGATCGTGCTGACCGCTGTGGGACTCGATTTCACCACCGCTTTTTCCGCCTCTCTGGCCTGCATCGCCAACGTGGGTCCGGGCATCGCCAAAGTCGGCCCCGTGGAAAATTATGCCTTCATTCCCGACGCGGGCAAATTGCTGCTGACCGTTACCATGATCGCGGGACGTTTGGAACTCTTCACGGTCTTGATTCTCTTTTTCCCCCGGTTCTGGAAAGGGGAATAA